A region of Pseudomonas saponiphila DNA encodes the following proteins:
- a CDS encoding DUF3999 domain-containing protein, producing MSSKLSLGWLGAVSLCVALSAVAQDKPGDFKSQAPLTLSGEGPWYRLELPLDVLLQASQADLRDVRVFNAAGEPQAYALARQQAQTREQQNLTEVKWFPLYSSAQAGDSSPSVRVQSGANGTLVEVQPATQLEAGEEVLRGWLLDASGIKAPLQQLLLDWTSERDGFQRFSIEASDDLQHWQSWGDGQVARLSFADERIEQHEVALPGQSARYLRLLWNTPQSAPVLTSAQLQSSSTSSLPSPLVWSQPLRGTSAKAGEYTWQLPMGLNVERVRIDLKEANTLAPATLYGRRDSSLPWQTLNNGLLYRLTQNGQDVQQNELQVPGQTVQQLKLTVDERGGGLGGEAPTLAFAVRGTQLVFLARGAGPYTLALGNPSAVAANLPLTTLIPDYSPQRLKELGQAKVEGATPLTPATATAAAGAVAAGPDWKKIGLWAVLLLGVLALAGMAVSLLRKPAAKS from the coding sequence GTGAGTTCGAAGCTGAGCCTGGGCTGGTTGGGCGCTGTGAGCCTGTGTGTGGCGCTGTCCGCCGTGGCCCAGGACAAGCCGGGGGACTTCAAGTCCCAGGCTCCCTTGACCCTGAGTGGCGAGGGCCCCTGGTATCGCCTGGAGCTGCCGCTGGACGTGCTGTTGCAGGCCAGCCAGGCCGATCTTCGGGATGTTCGGGTGTTCAATGCTGCCGGCGAGCCGCAGGCCTATGCCCTGGCTCGTCAACAGGCGCAGACCCGCGAGCAGCAGAACCTCACCGAGGTGAAGTGGTTCCCGCTCTATAGCTCGGCGCAAGCCGGCGACAGCAGCCCCAGCGTGCGGGTGCAATCCGGCGCCAACGGCACTCTGGTGGAGGTGCAACCGGCCACGCAGTTGGAGGCGGGCGAGGAAGTGCTGCGCGGCTGGCTGCTGGATGCCAGTGGCATCAAGGCCCCGCTGCAGCAACTGCTGCTGGACTGGACCAGCGAGCGCGATGGTTTCCAGCGTTTCAGCATCGAGGCCAGCGACGACCTGCAGCACTGGCAATCCTGGGGCGACGGCCAGGTGGCGCGCCTGTCATTTGCCGACGAGCGGATCGAGCAGCATGAAGTGGCCCTGCCCGGGCAGTCGGCGCGCTACCTGCGCCTGCTGTGGAATACCCCGCAATCGGCGCCGGTGCTGACCTCGGCGCAACTGCAGAGCAGCAGCACCAGCAGCCTGCCGTCGCCGCTGGTGTGGTCCCAGCCCCTGCGCGGGACCTCCGCCAAGGCGGGTGAATACACCTGGCAACTGCCCATGGGGCTGAATGTCGAGCGGGTGCGGATCGATCTCAAGGAGGCCAACACGCTGGCACCGGCGACCCTGTATGGCCGCCGTGACAGCAGCCTGCCCTGGCAGACCCTGAACAACGGCCTGCTGTACCGCCTGACTCAGAATGGCCAGGACGTGCAGCAGAATGAACTGCAAGTACCTGGGCAGACCGTGCAACAGTTGAAACTGACGGTGGACGAGCGTGGCGGCGGCCTCGGGGGCGAGGCGCCGACCCTGGCGTTTGCCGTGCGCGGTACGCAACTGGTGTTCCTGGCCCGTGGCGCCGGGCCTTACACGCTGGCGCTGGGCAACCCGAGCGCGGTGGCGGCCAACCTGCCGCTGACCACGCTGATTCCCGATTACAGTCCGCAGCGCCTCAAGGAACTGGGCCAGGCCAAGGTCGAGGGCGCGACGCCATTGACGCCAGCCACCGCCACGGCAGCCGCCGGCGCCGTGGCCGCCGGGCCGGACTGGAAGAAGATCGGCCTGTGGGCCGTGCTGCTGCTGGGCGTGCTGGCCCTGGCCGGGATGGCCGTGAGCCTGCTGCGCAAACCGGCAGCCAAATCCTGA
- a CDS encoding class 1 fructose-bisphosphatase: MSRVTLSRYLIEQTRSNNTPADLRFLIEVVARACKEISHAVSKGALGGVLGSMGTENVQGEVQKKLDVISNEILLEANEWGGHLAGMASEEMDNAYQIPGKYPKGAYLLVFDPLDGSSNIDINAPVGTIFSVLRCPNEYLSQNEALNEKAFLQPGTQQVAAGYAIYGPQTMLILTLGHGVKGFTLDREMGSFVLTHEDIKIPESTQEFAINMSNERHWEAPVKRYVEELLAGDTGPLKKNYNMRWVAAMVADVHRILTRGGLFMYPRDSREPEKPGKLRLMYEANPMSFLIEQAGGASTDGHQRILDIQPEGLHQRVAVFLGSKEEVARVTGYHKE, encoded by the coding sequence ATGTCCCGCGTTACCCTGAGTCGCTATTTGATTGAGCAGACCCGCAGCAACAATACTCCTGCCGATCTGCGCTTCCTGATCGAAGTGGTGGCGCGTGCTTGCAAGGAGATCAGCCACGCCGTGTCCAAAGGCGCCCTGGGCGGTGTCCTGGGCAGCATGGGCACGGAAAACGTGCAGGGCGAAGTGCAGAAGAAGCTCGATGTGATCTCCAACGAGATTCTCCTGGAAGCCAACGAATGGGGCGGTCACCTGGCCGGCATGGCGTCCGAGGAAATGGACAATGCCTACCAGATTCCTGGCAAGTACCCCAAAGGCGCCTACCTGCTGGTATTCGACCCGCTGGACGGTTCGTCGAACATCGACATCAACGCCCCGGTCGGCACCATCTTCTCCGTGCTGCGCTGCCCGAACGAGTACCTGAGCCAGAACGAAGCCTTGAACGAAAAGGCCTTCCTGCAGCCGGGCACCCAGCAGGTCGCTGCCGGTTACGCCATCTACGGTCCGCAGACCATGCTGATCCTGACCCTGGGCCACGGCGTCAAGGGCTTCACCCTGGATCGTGAGATGGGCAGCTTCGTGCTGACCCACGAAGACATCAAGATTCCGGAGTCCACCCAGGAATTCGCCATCAACATGTCCAACGAGCGTCACTGGGAAGCCCCGGTCAAGCGCTACGTGGAAGAGCTGCTGGCCGGTGATACCGGTCCGCTGAAAAAGAACTACAACATGCGCTGGGTCGCGGCGATGGTCGCCGACGTGCACCGTATCCTGACCCGTGGCGGCCTGTTCATGTACCCACGGGACAGCCGCGAGCCGGAGAAACCGGGCAAGCTGCGCCTGATGTACGAGGCCAATCCGATGTCCTTCCTCATCGAGCAGGCCGGTGGTGCTTCCACCGACGGTCACCAGCGCATCCTCGACATTCAGCCCGAAGGCCTGCACCAGCGTGTAGCGGTATTCCTCGGTTCTAAAGAAGAAGTGGCTCGCGTGACCGGCTACCACAAGGAGTAA
- the istB gene encoding IS21-like element IS1474 family helper ATPase IstB, with protein sequence MMPQHTLNQLHQLRLDGMARALEEQWTLPASHSLSFDERLGLLLDRELAWRDNQRLVRLRKKAKLKYANACLEDLDRRTGRALDERLIATLASGDWIRQQHNLLLTGPTGAGKTWLACALGNQACRQGYSTLYLRTPRLLEQLRIAHGDGSFGRTLQQLAKVDVLVLDDWALAPLEEGARHDLLEVIDDRAGSRSTILTSQLPIEHWHGWINDPTLADAILDRLVHNAYRLTMKGESLRRKKAEEQAAS encoded by the coding sequence ATGATGCCGCAACACACCCTGAATCAACTGCACCAGCTACGCCTGGACGGCATGGCCCGCGCCCTGGAAGAGCAATGGACGCTGCCGGCCAGCCACAGCCTGAGCTTCGATGAACGCCTCGGCCTACTGCTCGACCGCGAACTGGCCTGGCGTGACAACCAGCGCCTGGTACGGCTGCGCAAGAAGGCCAAGCTCAAGTACGCCAACGCCTGCCTGGAAGATCTCGACCGCCGCACCGGACGCGCCCTGGACGAGCGTCTGATCGCCACCCTGGCCAGTGGCGACTGGATCCGCCAGCAGCACAACCTGCTGCTGACCGGCCCGACCGGTGCCGGCAAAACCTGGCTGGCCTGCGCCCTGGGCAACCAGGCCTGCCGCCAGGGCTATAGCACCCTGTACCTGCGCACCCCGCGCCTGCTGGAACAACTGCGCATCGCTCATGGCGACGGCAGCTTCGGCCGTACCCTGCAACAGCTGGCAAAGGTCGACGTCCTGGTGCTGGACGACTGGGCGCTAGCCCCGCTGGAGGAAGGAGCCCGGCATGACCTGCTGGAGGTGATCGACGACCGCGCTGGCAGCCGCTCCACCATCCTGACGAGCCAACTGCCCATCGAGCACTGGCACGGCTGGATCAACGACCCGACCCTGGCCGATGCCATCCTCGACCGCCTGGTGCACAACGCCTACCGACTGACGATGAAAGGCGAGTCGCTGCGCCGAAAAAAAGCCGAGGAACAAGCCGCATCGTGA
- a CDS encoding DUF2339 domain-containing protein, which yields MQWMFMLLGAVLGWIVDQSISDALIGALLGLVLGLAIRFGALQRQVLDQHRELEQAKNTLATLGQRLALLETPGGAAQAFAETQVSTPPAEASSGLSAAPELQDLPEFILDEVRPVEPAPAAAELVWELPAAAPPGAAIEASPPLPESVWQPQAAAREPAVAQPREPNLIERAISGARNWLFGGNTVLRVGVVLLFLGLAFLLRYATEGMVVPIELRYAGVAASSLGLLGLGWWLRRRNSNYALMLQGTGIAVLYLTVFAAMRLHPLLDPSAALGLLVAVTVFSAILAITQDALGLAAAAALGGFAAPILTSTGAGSHVALFSYFALLNAGILGIAWFKAWRLLNLIGFVGTFGIGFAWGLRSYTPELLWSTEPFLILFFVMYLAIGLLFTRRKLLDMRDAPTDDSRQALLHWSARKGDYVDGSLLFGPPLVGFGLQLALVQHLEFAASFSALALGLIYMVLARLLMGGRALLLGETCLALGVIFATLAIPLGLDARWTSAAWAVEGAGVFWLGLRQQRPLARAFALLLQVGSALAFLSELQPGDSSLLAGAPLGALLLGGALLFSFDQLRRAEQARVASWEQGTAPILAVAGLGFLYLLAPLFFFTQGTAISWALAGLATLFVGLRLQSRTFLFTAFAVQLLGGGLFLMRLQGADGEAGAVLSAGWSGLMSASLIGLTLIGGMLLAARNDMVRHDPRLLRGLSVVLLAGLMMINLAVLFVLPWRTASGVWAASGLLIIWLSLYLQQRASFAFGLLLQVIGGSTFLLAGTDGFFSSVVEGVRPLANGDFWTPMVLALAALLGAWRLQRGNHGSAFDALSLGHLSDLLLAWGVCWWAFTWFKEVLRFAPAHWQASLLLLITALSVLLCALLAPRLRWKSLGLVCSLLIPAGALVLLASWTSRYHPAADLGWLAWSLLFVVHFFSVRRLEAWLPARVLSIAHVLGCWLLIGVLALELRYGLLLLSEQYNAWRWLGWAILPSLHLVAMAAPRTWPWPVRAHAREYRLYAALPLALLMLGWFWLANTFSDGRAEPLPYLPLLNPLELGLLFALFGVYVWSRSALQDLAIRADYAERGTQLLAGISLFAFFTVLVMRAAHHWSGVPFQADALLESMMVQAGLSIVWTLIALGLMIGGHLRHRREVWLIGAVLIAVVVAKLFLVELSNRGGLARIVSFIGVGGLLLVVGYFAPLPPKRAEAESAPGKPLDEGVSS from the coding sequence ATGCAATGGATGTTCATGCTGCTGGGTGCCGTGCTGGGCTGGATCGTCGACCAGTCCATCAGCGATGCCCTGATTGGCGCGTTACTGGGTCTGGTGCTTGGCCTGGCCATTCGTTTCGGTGCCCTGCAGCGACAGGTGCTCGACCAGCACCGTGAGCTGGAGCAGGCGAAAAACACCCTGGCCACCCTGGGCCAGCGCCTGGCCCTGCTGGAAACCCCCGGTGGCGCTGCCCAGGCGTTTGCCGAAACCCAGGTCAGCACCCCGCCTGCCGAGGCAAGCAGCGGCTTGAGCGCCGCGCCGGAGCTGCAGGACCTGCCCGAATTCATTCTTGACGAAGTCCGGCCCGTGGAACCGGCACCGGCGGCTGCCGAGCTGGTCTGGGAGTTGCCTGCCGCGGCGCCGCCCGGTGCGGCAATCGAAGCCAGCCCGCCGCTGCCGGAGTCGGTCTGGCAGCCCCAGGCAGCGGCCCGTGAGCCTGCCGTGGCGCAGCCGCGGGAGCCGAACCTGATCGAGCGCGCCATCAGCGGGGCGCGCAACTGGCTGTTCGGCGGCAACACCGTGCTGCGGGTCGGCGTGGTGCTGTTGTTCCTCGGCCTGGCCTTCCTGCTGCGCTACGCCACCGAAGGCATGGTGGTGCCCATCGAGCTGCGCTACGCCGGTGTCGCGGCCAGCTCCCTGGGCCTGCTGGGGTTGGGCTGGTGGTTGCGGCGGCGCAACAGCAATTACGCCCTGATGCTGCAGGGCACCGGCATCGCCGTGCTCTACCTGACGGTGTTCGCCGCCATGCGCTTGCACCCGTTGCTCGACCCTTCCGCGGCCCTGGGCCTGCTGGTGGCGGTCACGGTGTTTTCGGCGATTCTGGCCATCACCCAGGATGCCCTGGGGCTGGCGGCCGCTGCGGCCCTTGGCGGTTTCGCCGCGCCGATCCTGACCTCCACCGGTGCCGGCAGCCATGTGGCGCTGTTCAGCTACTTCGCGCTGCTCAATGCCGGCATTCTGGGCATTGCCTGGTTCAAGGCCTGGCGCCTGCTCAACCTGATCGGCTTTGTCGGCACCTTCGGCATCGGCTTTGCCTGGGGCCTGCGCTCCTATACGCCAGAGCTGCTGTGGAGCACCGAACCCTTCCTGATCCTGTTCTTTGTCATGTACCTGGCCATCGGCCTGCTGTTCACCCGGCGCAAGCTGCTGGATATGCGCGATGCGCCGACGGACGACAGCCGCCAGGCGCTGCTGCACTGGTCCGCGCGCAAGGGCGACTACGTCGATGGCAGCCTGCTGTTCGGCCCGCCGCTGGTGGGCTTTGGCCTGCAACTGGCGTTGGTCCAGCACCTGGAGTTCGCCGCCTCCTTTAGTGCCCTGGCCCTGGGTCTGATCTACATGGTCCTGGCGCGGCTGCTGATGGGCGGTCGCGCGCTGTTGCTCGGTGAAACCTGCCTGGCCCTGGGGGTGATTTTCGCCACCCTGGCCATTCCTTTGGGCCTGGATGCGCGTTGGACGTCCGCGGCCTGGGCCGTGGAGGGCGCGGGAGTCTTCTGGCTCGGCCTGCGTCAGCAACGGCCTCTGGCCCGGGCTTTTGCCCTGTTGCTGCAAGTGGGTTCGGCCCTGGCCTTCCTCAGTGAGCTGCAGCCTGGCGACAGCAGCTTGCTGGCCGGCGCGCCTTTGGGGGCATTGCTGCTGGGAGGCGCCTTGCTGTTCAGCTTCGACCAGTTGCGACGGGCAGAGCAGGCTCGGGTCGCCAGTTGGGAGCAGGGCACTGCGCCGATCCTGGCAGTCGCCGGACTGGGTTTTCTGTATCTGCTGGCACCGCTGTTCTTCTTCACTCAGGGCACGGCCATCAGTTGGGCACTGGCCGGGCTGGCGACGCTGTTCGTCGGTCTGCGCCTGCAATCGCGGACCTTCCTGTTCACGGCCTTTGCCGTGCAGCTGTTGGGCGGTGGGCTGTTCCTGATGCGCCTGCAAGGCGCGGACGGCGAAGCCGGCGCGGTATTGAGCGCCGGCTGGAGCGGCCTGATGAGTGCCTCGCTGATTGGCCTGACCCTGATCGGTGGCATGCTTCTGGCCGCCCGCAACGACATGGTGCGCCATGACCCGCGCCTGCTGCGGGGCTTGTCGGTGGTGCTGCTGGCCGGGCTGATGATGATCAACCTGGCGGTGCTGTTCGTGTTGCCCTGGCGTACCGCCAGCGGCGTCTGGGCCGCCAGTGGCCTGTTGATCATCTGGCTCAGCCTGTATCTGCAGCAGCGCGCCAGTTTTGCCTTTGGCCTGCTGTTGCAGGTGATCGGTGGCAGCACGTTCCTGCTGGCCGGCACGGACGGGTTCTTCAGTAGCGTGGTCGAGGGCGTGCGGCCGTTGGCCAATGGCGACTTCTGGACGCCGATGGTCCTGGCCCTGGCGGCATTGCTCGGGGCGTGGCGCTTGCAGCGGGGCAATCACGGCTCGGCTTTCGACGCCTTGAGCCTGGGGCATCTGTCCGATCTGTTGCTGGCTTGGGGCGTGTGCTGGTGGGCATTTACCTGGTTCAAGGAAGTGCTGCGTTTCGCCCCGGCACATTGGCAGGCCAGCCTGTTGCTGCTGATCACCGCCCTCAGCGTGCTGCTCTGTGCGCTGTTGGCTCCGCGCCTGCGGTGGAAGTCCTTGGGATTGGTGTGCAGCCTGTTGATACCGGCGGGGGCCCTGGTGCTGCTGGCTTCCTGGACGTCGCGCTATCACCCGGCGGCGGATCTGGGCTGGCTGGCCTGGAGCCTGTTGTTCGTCGTGCACTTCTTCAGTGTGCGGCGCCTGGAGGCCTGGCTGCCGGCGCGGGTCTTGAGCATTGCCCATGTGCTGGGTTGCTGGTTGCTGATCGGCGTGCTGGCGTTGGAGCTGCGCTATGGCTTGCTGCTGTTGTCCGAGCAGTACAACGCCTGGCGCTGGCTGGGCTGGGCGATCCTGCCGAGCCTGCACCTGGTGGCGATGGCCGCGCCGCGAACCTGGCCGTGGCCGGTCAGGGCGCATGCCCGTGAATATCGCCTGTATGCCGCGCTGCCCCTGGCGCTGCTGATGCTGGGCTGGTTCTGGCTGGCCAATACCTTCAGCGATGGCCGCGCCGAACCGCTGCCGTACCTGCCGCTGCTCAACCCCCTGGAACTGGGGCTGCTGTTTGCCCTGTTCGGCGTCTATGTCTGGTCGCGCAGTGCGCTGCAGGACCTGGCGATCCGCGCCGATTACGCCGAGCGTGGCACGCAGCTGCTGGCGGGGATTTCCCTGTTCGCCTTCTTTACCGTGCTGGTGATGCGCGCGGCCCATCACTGGAGCGGCGTGCCGTTCCAGGCGGATGCCTTGCTTGAGTCGATGATGGTCCAGGCCGGGCTGTCCATCGTCTGGACCCTGATTGCCCTGGGCCTGATGATCGGCGGGCACTTGCGCCATCGTCGCGAAGTCTGGCTGATCGGCGCGGTGCTGATCGCCGTGGTGGTGGCCAAGCTGTTCCTGGTGGAGTTGAGCAACCGTGGCGGGCTGGCGCGGATCGTCTCGTTCATCGGGGTGGGGGGACTGCTGCTGGTGGTGGGCTATTTCGCGCCGTTGCCGCCCAAGCGCGCCGAGGCCGAATCCGCGCCCGGAAAACCGTTGGATGAAGGAGTGTCATCGTGA
- a CDS encoding methyl-accepting chemotaxis protein gives MFNSDQQASRTSSVAAAINQLGAAAQEIAQNAALASQHSSEARSLAQDGQQVVDQTIAAMHQLSAKISSSCDNIETLNSNTVNIGQILEVITSISQQTNLLALNAAIEAARAGEAGRGFAVVADEVRNLAHRTQDSAQQVQKMIEELQVGAREAVGTMTESQRESESSVGIANQAGERLGSVTQRIGEIDGMNQSVATATEEQTAVVESINVDITEINTLNQEGVENLQATLRACADLEQQAKRLQHLVGSFRI, from the coding sequence ATGTTCAACTCCGACCAGCAGGCTTCGCGCACCAGCAGCGTGGCCGCGGCCATCAACCAGCTGGGCGCCGCCGCCCAGGAAATCGCCCAGAACGCCGCCCTCGCCTCGCAGCACTCCAGCGAGGCCCGCAGCCTGGCGCAAGACGGCCAGCAAGTGGTGGACCAGACCATCGCCGCCATGCATCAGCTGTCGGCGAAGATCAGCAGCTCCTGCGACAACATCGAGACGCTCAACAGCAATACGGTGAACATCGGGCAGATCCTTGAAGTGATCACCAGCATCTCTCAGCAGACCAATCTGCTGGCGCTCAACGCCGCCATCGAAGCTGCTCGCGCCGGTGAGGCCGGGCGCGGCTTCGCGGTGGTGGCGGACGAAGTGCGCAACCTGGCGCACCGCACCCAGGATTCGGCGCAGCAAGTGCAGAAAATGATCGAGGAACTGCAGGTCGGTGCCCGTGAAGCGGTGGGCACCATGACCGAGAGCCAGCGCGAAAGCGAAAGCAGCGTCGGCATCGCCAACCAGGCCGGCGAGCGCCTGGGCAGCGTGACCCAGCGCATCGGCGAGATCGACGGCATGAACCAGTCGGTAGCCACCGCCACCGAGGAACAGACCGCCGTGGTGGAGTCGATCAACGTCGACATCACCGAAATCAACACCCTCAATCAGGAAGGGGTGGAAAACCTGCAAGCCACCCTGCGCGCCTGCGCCGACCTGGAACAACAGGCCAAGCGCCTGCAGCATCTGGTGGGCAGCTTCCGTATCTGA
- a CDS encoding type II toxin-antitoxin system RelE/ParE family toxin, which produces MRFKVVILHSAEHDLKELRHYLISRFSPQAWHSTFQHLKSTVAQLATSPYAGVVPDEIQQLNLRHYRQVLCGMNRVIYEVRENTVFIHIIADTRKDLQSLLMRRLLRADK; this is translated from the coding sequence ATGAGATTCAAGGTGGTCATTCTGCATTCGGCAGAACATGACCTGAAAGAGCTCAGACACTACCTGATCAGTCGATTCTCTCCCCAAGCCTGGCACAGCACCTTCCAGCACTTGAAATCCACCGTGGCTCAACTGGCGACCTCGCCCTACGCTGGCGTGGTACCTGACGAAATTCAGCAGCTCAATCTGCGCCACTATCGCCAGGTACTTTGCGGCATGAACCGGGTGATCTACGAAGTGCGGGAGAACACCGTCTTTATCCACATCATTGCCGATACGCGCAAAGACCTGCAGTCATTGCTGATGAGGCGCCTGTTGCGAGCGGACAAGTAA
- the istA gene encoding IS21 family transposase, translated as MAAPRVAMRNIKECLRLKFEAGLSHEKIARALQLSKGVVSKYIAAARVAGLDWPALVAMDEAALAAALFAPTSTNKPRGERVLPDVLSIHRELRRKGVTLQLLWEEYLAAHAGQPTYRYTQFVEHYRRYAQTLKRSMRQLHRAGEKLFIDYAGPTLPVVDPATGEVRRAHIFVAALGASNYTYACATPGETQVDWLTSLGQALTYFGGVPEMVVPDNPRALVAQPDRYEPGLNRATLECARHYQTVILPARPRKPQDKAKAEVAVQVVERWIMARLRHRQFFSLHALNQAIAELLEDLNRRPFKRLDGCRRDWFERLDRPALRALPVHPYEVATFKRCKVSIDYHIEVNGSFYSVPSALARQNVDVRLTAHTLEVLHGNRRVASHLLLGRRGAYSTQREHMPAAHQAHREWTPQRLLDWGARIGPYTRQLIDHQLTHKPHPEMGYRACLGLLSLARRYGNARLEAAAERAVHLRAFTGRSVRNLLQQGLDQQPLPQRAAETTLPGDHENVRGADYYQPPQQELFDDAATHPESTAPATPGRHGPRPGRAMDAAGQPQPELR; from the coding sequence ATGGCGGCGCCGCGAGTAGCCATGCGAAACATCAAAGAATGTCTGCGCCTCAAGTTTGAGGCCGGCTTGTCCCACGAGAAGATTGCCCGTGCCTTGCAGCTGTCCAAGGGCGTGGTTAGCAAGTACATCGCGGCGGCGCGGGTGGCCGGGCTGGACTGGCCGGCGCTGGTGGCCATGGACGAGGCCGCGCTGGCGGCCGCCTTGTTTGCACCGACGTCGACGAACAAGCCGCGCGGTGAGCGAGTGCTGCCCGATGTGCTGAGCATCCACCGCGAGTTGCGACGCAAGGGCGTGACCTTGCAGCTGCTGTGGGAGGAATATCTCGCCGCGCATGCGGGCCAGCCGACCTACCGCTACACCCAGTTCGTCGAGCACTACCGGCGCTACGCCCAGACGCTCAAACGTTCGATGCGTCAGCTGCACCGTGCGGGCGAGAAGCTATTCATCGACTATGCCGGGCCGACGCTGCCGGTGGTCGACCCGGCCACCGGCGAAGTGCGCCGGGCGCACATCTTCGTCGCCGCCCTGGGCGCCTCGAATTACACCTATGCCTGCGCGACGCCAGGCGAAACCCAGGTGGACTGGCTGACCTCGCTGGGCCAGGCTCTGACCTACTTTGGCGGCGTGCCGGAAATGGTTGTGCCGGACAATCCGCGCGCCCTGGTCGCCCAGCCGGATCGCTACGAGCCGGGCCTGAACCGGGCCACGCTGGAGTGCGCGCGTCATTACCAGACGGTGATCCTGCCGGCACGGCCACGCAAGCCTCAGGACAAGGCCAAGGCCGAGGTGGCGGTGCAGGTGGTCGAGCGCTGGATCATGGCGCGGCTGCGCCATCGGCAGTTCTTCAGCCTGCATGCGCTTAACCAGGCCATCGCCGAGCTGCTGGAGGATCTGAATCGGCGCCCGTTCAAGCGGCTCGATGGCTGCCGGCGCGACTGGTTCGAGCGCCTGGATCGCCCGGCCTTGCGAGCGCTGCCGGTGCATCCCTACGAGGTCGCCACCTTCAAGCGCTGCAAGGTCAGCATCGACTACCACATCGAGGTCAATGGCAGCTTCTACAGCGTGCCCTCCGCCCTGGCCCGGCAGAACGTGGACGTGCGACTGACGGCACACACCCTGGAAGTGCTGCATGGCAACCGGCGGGTGGCCAGCCACCTGCTGCTGGGGCGACGCGGCGCTTACAGTACCCAGCGCGAGCACATGCCCGCGGCGCACCAGGCGCATCGCGAATGGACGCCACAACGCCTGCTCGACTGGGGCGCGCGGATCGGCCCCTACACGCGCCAACTGATCGATCACCAACTGACCCACAAGCCGCACCCGGAGATGGGCTACCGCGCCTGCCTCGGCCTGCTCTCGCTGGCCCGGCGCTATGGCAATGCACGCCTGGAAGCCGCTGCCGAACGTGCCGTACACCTGCGCGCCTTCACCGGGCGCAGCGTGCGCAACCTGCTCCAGCAAGGCCTGGATCAACAGCCGCTGCCCCAGCGTGCCGCCGAAACGACCTTACCCGGCGACCACGAGAACGTCCGTGGCGCCGACTACTACCAACCCCCGCAACAGGAGCTGTTCGATGATGCCGCAACACACCCTGAATCAACTGCACCAGCTACGCCTGGACGGCATGGCCCGCGCCCTGGAAGAGCAATGGACGCTGCCGGCCAGCCACAGCCTGAGCTTCGATGA
- a CDS encoding type II toxin-antitoxin system Phd/YefM family antitoxin, translating into MKLSSQVKPISYLKSHTAEIVKQLTESREPLVITQNGEAKLVVMDVRSFEEQEATLAMLKLLALGNREIEAGQFRDAEQVFADLERDDPQ; encoded by the coding sequence ATGAAGCTTTCATCCCAGGTCAAGCCCATCAGTTACCTGAAAAGCCACACCGCCGAGATCGTCAAGCAACTGACGGAAAGCCGCGAGCCTCTGGTTATTACCCAGAATGGCGAAGCCAAGCTGGTGGTTATGGATGTACGGAGCTTTGAGGAACAGGAAGCGACCCTGGCCATGTTGAAACTTCTGGCCTTGGGCAACCGGGAGATTGAAGCCGGCCAGTTCCGTGATGCAGAGCAGGTGTTTGCCGACCTGGAGCGGGACGACCCGCAATGA
- a CDS encoding DUF924 family protein: MAAPWQPLLDWWFGSAEKPAEIVAAKGRLWFGKRDSQDLEARQRFGGLVEQALAGELAEWTQSPQGWLALVLLLDQLPRMIHRDTPKAFSGDARAQALVAQGIAADFDRRLPPMQRCFIYLVFEHCEHLAVQNEGVSRFAALHDEQPEDDRPVFADHLDYAERHQKVIARFGRFPHRNAILGRESTAEELAFLREPGSRF; the protein is encoded by the coding sequence ATGGCCGCGCCCTGGCAGCCTCTGCTTGATTGGTGGTTCGGCTCAGCCGAAAAGCCGGCAGAGATTGTCGCTGCCAAGGGCCGGCTGTGGTTTGGCAAACGCGACAGCCAGGACCTCGAAGCGCGCCAGCGCTTTGGTGGCCTGGTGGAGCAGGCACTGGCCGGCGAATTGGCCGAGTGGACGCAAAGTCCGCAAGGTTGGCTGGCTCTGGTGCTGCTGCTCGATCAGTTGCCGCGCATGATCCACCGCGACACCCCCAAGGCTTTCTCTGGCGACGCCCGTGCCCAGGCACTGGTGGCGCAAGGCATTGCCGCGGATTTTGACCGGCGCCTGCCGCCCATGCAGCGTTGCTTCATCTACCTGGTGTTCGAGCATTGCGAGCACCTGGCGGTGCAGAACGAAGGGGTTTCGCGCTTTGCCGCCCTTCACGACGAACAGCCCGAGGACGATCGTCCGGTATTCGCCGATCATCTGGACTATGCCGAGCGGCACCAGAAAGTCATTGCCCGCTTCGGGCGCTTTCCCCATCGCAATGCCATCCTCGGCCGTGAATCCACTGCCGAAGAGCTGGCTTTCCTGCGCGAGCCTGGTTCGCGTTTCTGA